TACCGGCTGACCCTGAAGTTCTCACTAGCTTTCATGGTGTGGGGCCCAAGTGTGCCCACTTGGCTCTGGGGGTGGCGTGTCATCTGCCGTATATCAGTGTCGATGTGCATGTTCATCGGGTGACCAACCGCTGGGGCTACGTACAGACCCGGACGCCCGAGAAAACGCTGGTGGCGCTCCAGAAACAGCTGCCCCAGCAATACTGGGTTGAGATTAACTCGCTGCTGGTGCCCTTTGGCAAACACATTTGCCGAGGGACTCGCCCTCGTTGCCAAACCTGTCCGGTCGAGTCTATGTGTGCTCAGGTCGGAGTCACAGAGGTGGGGGGATAGGCAGGTATGAGCCGTTCTAAAATCTTTGTCACTCGCCGACTGCCCATTTCTCTCTCACCGCTAGAAGCTGTGGCGGAGGTTGTGCTTTGGCCTGAGCGGCAGCCCCCGCCTTATGAGGTGCTGCGGCGCGAGAGCCAGCGCTGTGAAGGGCTGCTGTGTTTGTTGACCGACCGCATTGATGCAGCACTGCTGCAGGCTTCACCCCAGCTCAAGGTGGTGAGCCAGATGGCAGTCGGTTACGACAATATTGATGTCAAGGCTGCCACCGCGCTCAAAATCCCGGTGGGCCATACGCCAGGGGTATTGACCGAAGCAACGGCGGATTTGACCTGGGCTTTGCTCATGGCAGCGGCGCGGCGCGTAGTTGAGGGCGATCGGTTTACCCGCTCAGGCCAGTGGACGACCTGGGAGCCTGACCTGCTCTTAGGACCTGATGTGGCGGGAGCGACCCTCGGCATTGTGGGGCTCGGTCGCATTGGTCAGGCGGTAGCTCGGCGGGCGCTAGGGTTTGATATGCGAGTGCTTTATACAGCGCCTCGACCGGTTGATAAAGCCCTTGAGCAGCAGATCAGGGCTGAGTACGTTGACCTGAGTAGGGTTTTGCGAGAGGCCGACTTTATTACCCTGCACGTGCCGCTAACCACAGCAACGCATCATCTCTTAGGGGCAGCTCAGTTTCAGCAGATGAAGCCGACTGCCGTTTTGATCAACACGGCTCGTGGTGCCATCGTCGATCAGAAGGCGCTGTATGAGGCACTGCAGGCAGGGCAGCTAGCCGGGGCAGCGCTAGATGTTACTGAGCCGGAACCAACGCCACTGACAGAACCACTGCTCAGCCTACCCTCTGTCATTGTGACGCCCCACATCGGCAGTGCCAGCCGTCAGGCTCGTGAGAAGATGGCGCAGATAGCAATAGCTAACCTGCTGGCTGGCTTGCGAGACGATCCTTTACCTCATTGCGTAAATTCGGAGATTTATGGTTGAAGCTTCTACTCGGCTACGTGTTTTGGTGGTGGGTGCAACTGGCGGGGTTGGCCAGCTAGCAGTAGCCAACCTGCTGGAGCAGGGCTATCCGGTGCGAGCATTAACCCGCTCTACAGAGAAGGTGCAGCGGCTGTTTGACAATCGTGTTGAGGCCGTCGTGGGAGACATTCGCCAGCCGGAAACGCTGCCACCTGCAATGACGGGGGTGGGCTATCTAATTTGCGCCACCGGTACAACCGCGTTTCCCTCACAACGATGGGAAATTGAGCTGCCAGAGGGAGGCGGAGGACTAGCAGGTGTAATAGGGTGGGGCCGCATTCTCACCGATGCCACTTACCGTCAGCAGCACAGCCGCAATAATCCTCATATAGTTGATGCTCTAGGCGTTGCCAATCTGGTTGCCGCCGCTCCTGCCGACCTCAAGCGGTTTGTCTTTATTTCATCAGTCGGCATTCAGCGCCAAAAGCAGTTTCCGTTTTCGGCCCTAAACGCCTTTGGTGTACTCGAGGCAAAGCAGCAGGGAGAGCAGGCAATTCAGCAGTCGGGCTTGCCCTACACAATCATTCGACCGGGGCGGCTCATCGATGGCCCCTACACTTCCTATGACCTAAACACGCTGCTTCAAGCCAAAACCCAGAGCAAGCGAGGCGTGGCCATTGGTCAGGGCGACACTTTGGCTGGAGACGCCAGCCGCATTGACGTGGCTGCCGCCTGCGTAGCCTGCCTGCAAAACCCAGCGGCAGAAAACCAAATTTTTGAGCTAGTTAACCAGGGCAGCCGTCCGGCAGAACTCGACTGGAACCGCTTGTTTGCCAGCCTGAATTGAGAAGAAGGGGTGGGGAATGTAAGGAGTAAGAGCTTTGAACTAAGGCCAGATTCACTGAAGTTAAAATCCAACACTCAGTAGTTTGGCCCTCTCCCCTCTGCTCTCTCCCTACTCCTCACAAACCTGTCGCCAAAGCGGGTGCCTAGGTCCTTTCTGGCGGATGCGGCCGAGCTGCTTTTCGAGGCGTTCTCGTTCGTGGGTCGAGAGGCCAAACAAGATATGGCGGCTTTCTGCCATCAGAAGCGCCACTGTCATGCCGACACACAGGCTTAGACCTAGCGCCGACAGACGGTTATAGGCTAGCCCATAGCGGACTGCTGTCCAGGTGAAATACTGACGCAGCAGGGCTATTTCGCCGCGAAGGTGCCATAGACAAAGGGGGGCAACCACTAGCCAGAGCAGGCAGGTAATTATCCACCACCGCCGCATCATGACATCTCTGAGCCGGTTAATTTGGCGTTCGTAGGCGGAATCTGTCACGGTTAAGGAGTGTCTTCAACCGTTCCGGGCAGGGGCTCAGCGTCGGCCTGGGTCGCGTAAGCTCGGCCTGTTCGCTCTCGCCAGAAGGCCAGCATTGTACTGGCCACAAAGATGCTGGAGTAGGCTCCGGAGACAAACCCAATAATTAGAGCCAGGGCAAAATACTTAAGTGTTTGCCCGCCAAACAGCAGGATGGCTAGCAGGGGCAGCGTGGTGGTCAGACTGGTGTTGATAGAGCGGGCTAGCGTCTGATTGACGGAGTCATCAACGAGCTTATCAATGTGCTCACTGGGCTGAAGCTTAATGCTCTCACGCACTCGGTCGTAGATGACTACCGTATCGTTAACCGAAAATCCAACGATGGTCAGCAGGGCCACAATAAATAGGCTGTCTATCTCAACCCCTAAGACCAAACCCAAGGCAGCGAAGACGCCAGCAGTAATGAGAACATCGTGGAACAGAGCAATAATCGCAAAAACTGCGTAGTCAAACTCAAAACGAAGACTGAGGTAAACAATGATACCAGCAAACGAAACTACGAGTGCTAGCAGACCTGAGGCAAAGAGCTGTTGCCCGATTACTGGCCCAACTGAGTCAATTTGAATTGAGTTGGGGTCAAACTGGCCCAAAGCGTTTTCGAGGGAGGACTGCAGTTGCGATCGCACCTCAGTCTCTAGATTAATCGTTCGCACCGCCAGAGTCTGCCGGTCTTCGCCTATAACCTGCAGGCTACTGCTCTCTAGCCCCTGCTCAGCTAGCACCTGACGCACAACAGCCAGATCAATCGGCTCGCTGCAGTTGTCGGGCACTGAACAGTCCCGCGTTAGCTGCAGCCGGGTGCCCCCGGCAAAATCGAGTCCAGGCCGCAGCGGCGTCCCTATCTGCTGCCAGGAGATCGCCATCGCCACCAACCCTGCCAGGATGGCCAGACCCGAGATTGTCCACCAGAGGCGGCGCTGCTTAATAACGTTGAGCTTCATAAGACCAGGAGAGTTAGTACTTGGGGGCCTGCTTTAACCCCGGACAAAACAGTTCAGGCTTGCGGAACTGAGGCAGGGAGAGACTAAACAGCAGAAAAGTACGGCTACAGGTCAGTGCCGTAAACATGCTAATGGCGACTCCAATGGCCAGGGTTAGGGCAAATCCTCGAACCAGGCCGGCTCCCAACCAGAACAAAGCACCACAGGCGATCAGCGTAGTGACATTGCTGTCAAGAATGCTGGAGAAGGCTCGGTAAAAACCGGCCTCTACGGAGCGGTAGAGGGTTTTGCCTGAGCGCAGTTCTTCGCGAGTGCGCTCAAAAATCAGCACATTGGCGTCAACAGCCATGCCAATGCTGAGAATAAACCCGGCGATACCGGGTAGAGTCAGGGTAACGCCCAGTAGATTGAAGGCGGCCCAGGTCAGCAGAGCATAGATCACCAGCGACAGATCGGCCAGGATGCCTGGCAGGCGGTAGTAAACGGCCATAAAAATCAGCACCAAAACTAGGCCGCCTATGCCTGCGTATAGGCTGCTCTGGATACTGTCACGGCCCAAAGTCGGTCCTACGGTGCGGTTTTCAACGATTTCGACAGGCACTGGCAGTGCACCACCGCGCAGCTGAATGGCTAGATCTTGGGCAGAGGCAGCGTCAAAGTTGCCCGAAATAACAGCTCCACCCCCAGCAATGCCGGTTTCGGCGTACTGCACATCAACGGTGGGCGAGCTGATCAGGCGATTGTCAAGAAAAATGCCTAAACCACGTCCGGTGCCAGCTATGCTGCGGGTCAGATCGGCAAACCGTTCGCCGCCTTCTCGATCAAACTGGATCTCTACCTGCCAAATTGATCCACTCGGCGGTAGACCCGCCTGGGCGTTGGTTAGGGCTTCACCTGTTAGCTGAGGCGGTTCAAATAGGTCGGCAATGGCGGCTTCGCTGGTTGCGATCGCAGCCTGTAGCTGCTCCAGCTCACTCACGGCATCTGAGTCAGGCAGGCCCCGTGACTGGGTCTGCTGCAGTGCGGCCAACTCCTGCAGGTGCCCCTGAAGAACCTGATTCTCAACCACAATTTGCTGCTCGGTGCCGGGCCTTTGCGCCCGAAACTCTAGCTGGGCCGTACCGCCCAACACCCGCTCTGCCTGCTCAGGATCATTGATGTCGGGTAGCTGAACCAAGAGCTGGTCACTGCCTAGCTCCTGCACAAGCGCCTCTGAGACACCCAAACCATTAACCCGACCCTCCACCACCCGTTTAACCGCATCTAGGGCCTCGGGAGTAATTTCCCTCACCTTATCAGTGGTCTGGACCTGTAGCGTCAGCTGAGAGCCACCCCGCAAATCCAGGCCCAACCGGGTCGGAATTTGTACGATCACCAGGACAGCCGCGATGGCCAATGCAAAAATGACCGCCAGCAGTAACCGTTGTCTTGCCATAAATCACACATCTCAACAGCGAAGACTCTGGGTCAACCCTAAACCCTCAGAGCCACCATTTTCTCAACCGCTTCTTCAATTTGCTTGGGCTGAACAATAGTTAGGCTCTCCAGCTTACCGTTATACGGTGTAGGAATGTCTTGAGAGGACAGACGCAACACAGGCGCATCCAGTTCATCAAAGAACCGGTCATTGATCGAGGCAATAATCTCTGCGCCCACCCCACCGGTCTTCATACACTCCTCTACCACGATAACTCGGTGAGTCTTGCGGATGGACTGACCAATGGTCTCAAAGTCTAGAGGCTTCAAAGAAATTAGGTCAATAACCTCGGGGTCAAAACCCTGCTTCTCCAGATTCTTCACCGCCTGCATGACGTGATGGCGCATGCGGGAATAGGTCAAGATCGTCACATCGCTGCCTTGCCGCACCACCTCAGCCTTGTCCAGAGGGACCAAATATTCGTGCTCAGGCAGGTCTTCCTTCAGGTTATAGAGCAGCACGTGCTCAAAAAACAGCACCGGATTGTTGTCACGGATAGCGGATTTGAGCAGGCCCTTCGCGTTGTAAGGCGTAGAACAAGCCACAATTTTTAAGCCCGGCACCGCCTGAAAGTAAGCCTCTAGCCGCTGGGAGTGCTCAGCGCCAAGCTGCCGCCCGACCCCGCCCGGCCCCCGAATCACCATCGGAATCTTGAAGTTGCCGCCAGAGGTATAGCGCAGCATTCCCGCGTTGTTGGCAATCTGATTAAAGGCCAACAGCAAAAAGCCCATGTTCATCCCTTCGATGATGGGGCGCAGCCCGGTCATGGCTGCACCAACGGCCATGCCGGTAAAACTGTTTTCG
The window above is part of the Pseudanabaena sp. FACHB-2040 genome. Proteins encoded here:
- a CDS encoding D-glycerate dehydrogenase gives rise to the protein MSRSKIFVTRRLPISLSPLEAVAEVVLWPERQPPPYEVLRRESQRCEGLLCLLTDRIDAALLQASPQLKVVSQMAVGYDNIDVKAATALKIPVGHTPGVLTEATADLTWALLMAAARRVVEGDRFTRSGQWTTWEPDLLLGPDVAGATLGIVGLGRIGQAVARRALGFDMRVLYTAPRPVDKALEQQIRAEYVDLSRVLREADFITLHVPLTTATHHLLGAAQFQQMKPTAVLINTARGAIVDQKALYEALQAGQLAGAALDVTEPEPTPLTEPLLSLPSVIVTPHIGSASRQAREKMAQIAIANLLAGLRDDPLPHCVNSEIYG
- a CDS encoding alpha-ketoacid dehydrogenase subunit beta, which gives rise to MAETLLFNALREAIDEEMQRDPTVFVLGEDVGQYGGSYKVTKDLYEKYGELRVLDTPIAENSFTGMAVGAAMTGLRPIIEGMNMGFLLLAFNQIANNAGMLRYTSGGNFKIPMVIRGPGGVGRQLGAEHSQRLEAYFQAVPGLKIVACSTPYNAKGLLKSAIRDNNPVLFFEHVLLYNLKEDLPEHEYLVPLDKAEVVRQGSDVTILTYSRMRHHVMQAVKNLEKQGFDPEVIDLISLKPLDFETIGQSIRKTHRVIVVEECMKTGGVGAEIIASINDRFFDELDAPVLRLSSQDIPTPYNGKLESLTIVQPKQIEEAVEKMVALRV
- the secD gene encoding protein translocase subunit SecD; translation: MARQRLLLAVIFALAIAAVLVIVQIPTRLGLDLRGGSQLTLQVQTTDKVREITPEALDAVKRVVEGRVNGLGVSEALVQELGSDQLLVQLPDINDPEQAERVLGGTAQLEFRAQRPGTEQQIVVENQVLQGHLQELAALQQTQSRGLPDSDAVSELEQLQAAIATSEAAIADLFEPPQLTGEALTNAQAGLPPSGSIWQVEIQFDREGGERFADLTRSIAGTGRGLGIFLDNRLISSPTVDVQYAETGIAGGGAVISGNFDAASAQDLAIQLRGGALPVPVEIVENRTVGPTLGRDSIQSSLYAGIGGLVLVLIFMAVYYRLPGILADLSLVIYALLTWAAFNLLGVTLTLPGIAGFILSIGMAVDANVLIFERTREELRSGKTLYRSVEAGFYRAFSSILDSNVTTLIACGALFWLGAGLVRGFALTLAIGVAISMFTALTCSRTFLLFSLSLPQFRKPELFCPGLKQAPKY
- a CDS encoding SDR family oxidoreductase, whose amino-acid sequence is MVEASTRLRVLVVGATGGVGQLAVANLLEQGYPVRALTRSTEKVQRLFDNRVEAVVGDIRQPETLPPAMTGVGYLICATGTTAFPSQRWEIELPEGGGGLAGVIGWGRILTDATYRQQHSRNNPHIVDALGVANLVAAAPADLKRFVFISSVGIQRQKQFPFSALNAFGVLEAKQQGEQAIQQSGLPYTIIRPGRLIDGPYTSYDLNTLLQAKTQSKRGVAIGQGDTLAGDASRIDVAAACVACLQNPAAENQIFELVNQGSRPAELDWNRLFASLN
- the secF gene encoding protein translocase subunit SecF; its protein translation is MKLNVIKQRRLWWTISGLAILAGLVAMAISWQQIGTPLRPGLDFAGGTRLQLTRDCSVPDNCSEPIDLAVVRQVLAEQGLESSSLQVIGEDRQTLAVRTINLETEVRSQLQSSLENALGQFDPNSIQIDSVGPVIGQQLFASGLLALVVSFAGIIVYLSLRFEFDYAVFAIIALFHDVLITAGVFAALGLVLGVEIDSLFIVALLTIVGFSVNDTVVIYDRVRESIKLQPSEHIDKLVDDSVNQTLARSINTSLTTTLPLLAILLFGGQTLKYFALALIIGFVSGAYSSIFVASTMLAFWRERTGRAYATQADAEPLPGTVEDTP